From Paenibacillus sp. FSL H8-0537:
CTCGCCGGACCATTCATACAGCGTCTCATCCGCTCTGAGCTTTACATATTGCTTCGTGCCCGGCTGCATGAGGAATACGTCAGGGAAATCACCTGTAGAGAAGCGAGTTTTCAGCATATTGTCATAGTCGCCTCCCGGCAGCGCCTGTACCTCGACTTTATTGCCCGTCTTCGCTTCAAATTCTTTGAAAATAAGATTGTAAGGCGTGACATCCTCCGTATTCGGAATTAGAAAGGTCAGCGTAACGGGCTTTGCTGACGGCTTTGCGGATGCTTCAGCTGCTGCTGTTCCCTCCGGGGCATTCGTCCCTTGCGAGCTGCCATTGTTGCTGCCGCAAGCGGTTAGTGAAAATGCTCCCAGCATTAGCGCCATTGTGAGGTGAACCGCTTTCATCTTTCTCATGATAAGACACCCTCTCATTCATAATGATCTGCCTCTTTATTGTATTGAAAGCGCTTCCTTAATTCTGTCTATGATTTTGACTTCTAATGTTGAATATTCCGACTTTTATGAATGCGCTTCAAAATATTCAGGAATAAGGAGCTTAATTTCGGTCCCTGCACCTTTGCGGCTGTTAATATGAAACTCGAAGCGGTCGCCATAACGAATCCGATAACGCGAATACACATTTTGCACCCCGATGCCGCTGCGCGTGTCCGAGCTCAACCCTTCGCCCTGTTGAAGCGGAGGCTTCAAGCTGCTTCTGATATCGGCCAAATGCTTGTCGGATATGCCCACTCCGTCGTCTTTGACGGTGAGCGTTATGCTGCCGCCCTCTCTGCTGACGATTACAGCGATCGTTCCTTTGCCGCGCTTGCGCTCAATGCCATGGAATACCGCATTTTCAACGAGCGGTTGAAGCGTCATTTTAAGCATAGGAAAGCTGTAGAGGTCGTCATCAATTTGCTGCTCAAAGGAAATTTTGTCTTCAAAGCGAATGCGCTGAATGTTCATATATGCTTCGATTTGCACAAGCTCCTCCTGCAGCGTGACGATTTCATCCTTGTTTTTCGTATTGTAGCGAAAAATATCAGCGAGCGACTGCGCCATTTCACTAATTTCCTGCACTTGATAATAGTCCGACATCGCTCGGATGCTGTCGAGCGTATTGTACAGAAAATGCGGATTGATCTGCGAATAAAGCATGGCGAGCTGCGCCTCCTGCAGCTTAATCTGGTTTACATACCGCGTCTCAATCAAATTTTGCAGCTCATCCTGCATCGCATTGAAGTTCATGCCGATTCTGCCGATTTCATCATTGCGCCGCACCTCGACACGCACCGAAAAATCGCCGCGTTTAATGCGGTTAACCGTCTTGTACAAGTCTAGAATCGGCTTCGTAATCCGCTGCCCGAACAGGATCGAAATAATCAGCGTAATTGCAAAAGCAATGAAAGCGGTCACAATAACCGTCGTCTTAATAATATCTAATGCGCCAAAAATATCATGCTTCGGCACGATAAGCACAGCCTTCCAGTTCGAATAAGCGGAATTCGTATACGACACTAGTCGATCCTCTCCATCCAGATTGAGCCAAAACTTGCCTTGACTGCCGTTAATACGGCTTGTCAGCTCCTTCCCGCCTGCATAACGCTGCGCTTCACCAGGCGCATAAACAAGCCTGTTGCCTTCGTCAAGTATGACAATGCTGCTGTTTGCCGAAAGTCCGTCGTTGCGGCCAATGCTGTTGAACAGCTCGGCACGGTATTCGGCACGCACTAAAATAAACTGCTCGGGATTGGAAAAATCGCGGATCATAATGGAGGAAAAATAGGCCGTTTCCCCATCCACTGTCCGGTCTGCCGCCGGGATGAAGCCGCTGTAAAACACCTCGCCATCCTTCGCTACCGTTTGGCGGAACCATTCGGAGCCCCGCACCTTCGCCGGGTTATGCTGTCCGCTTTCGTCAGAGGAGCTAAGCAGCTCGCCGTTGCTATAATAAATTTGAAAACGCAAAAAATCACGAATTGGCGTTACATTGAAGCTTTTCAAATACAAATCGCTGATTTTCTGCCGAAACAGGAACCGTTCGCGATCGCTAAGCTCGGGGTAACGATTAACGCCGTCAATATAGCTCTGCTCATTGTAGGAGGCCAGCAGCAGATTGCGCTTGCTATGAAAATCATTATCCATATTTTTTTCAATTTGCTGGACGAGCAGCAGGCTGGCAGCCTCCGCTTGAGTTGCCATCGTTTTGTAGGAAATATAGAAGGAGACCGAACCGACTAATGTAATGCACACCAAAATAATAATAAAGTAGCTCAGCAACAGCTCATTGCGCAGCCGGATAATAATTCCCCCTCAGGCACATCCTGTTTTATTTTCATTATAACGAATCGGGAGAAGCGAACCTATAACAAAAAATGACTAGCTTAAAAAGCCCAAAGCCGATTCTCTCATACGAGACAGCTTTGGGCGATTACATTTGCTTCCTTTCATTATGAAACTGAAAAACGAATCGGAAAAACGGGTCTTTTCCGAAGACTTGCATGCATAGCAGGCTTGGCTTGACTAGTCTTTAACTTGACTGGCAAAGCGGTAGGAGCCGGAGCCGATTTCCAGCACCGTTTGACTGCCAATGGCTTTAATCACCTTAATATCCTCGCTGCCAGATGGACTAGCTGGAAGCAGCTCTGTAGAAGTTATTGCATCCTCAAGCGTATGAATGGCTGCTCCATCGATTGCCTTGACCGTCCCAGGAATGTATAGCGTTGCCGTCGTATTAGCGGGAATGATTACGTTTAACTGGAACTCTCCGGACTTATCGATTTGCCAGTCTACTTCGATTTTCCCATATAACGAAGAGAAATGAGATTTCACATAATTAAGGCCGCCGCCCGGCTGAGGACGGATAATCGCATGACGGAAGGCAGGTGCTCCCTTGTCTGCTTCAATGCCTGCCATATAGCGGAACATCCACTCGCCAACGGAGCCTAGTGAATAGTGATTGAAAGAATTCATCTGCGGCGTCTGAAAGCCATTTTCCTCTGTCCAACCATCCCAGCGCTCCCAAATGGTCGTCGCTCCATGCTTGATGGAATACATCCACGATGGAAAAGCCTCCTGCGTCAGCAGCTGATAAGCTACGTCGAGCCGGCCGTTATCAGATAGCGCGGGCAGCAAATAACCAACGCCAAGGAAGCCTGTCGTCAAGCGGTTGCCGCGGCTGGCAATATCCGCTGTGAGATGGTCGACTGCCTTTAACCGCAGCTCGTCTGTCAGCAGGCCAAATTGCAGCGCAAGCACATATACCGTTTGCGTCTCCCCATGTATGCGGCCCTCCTCCGTTACAAAAGCAAGGCGGAATGCTGCGGCAATGCCCTGAAACAGCTGCTCCAGCCGGCGAACATCCTCCTCCTTGCCCAGCACGCCGGCAATTAATCCAAGCACCTTCGTGCTGTAGGCAAAATAAGCGGTTGCCAGCACCTCGTTTGGCGTATCGGCATCAATGGACAGCCAGTCGCCATAGTTGGCATAGTTCGGCCTTACTAGCTCTTCGGTCGTTGCGTGCAAGTAATCGACCCATCTGCTCATCGCCTCGTAATGCGTTTCCAAAATCCGCACATCGCCATACATTAAATACAGCGTCCAAGGGATAATGACGCCAGCATCGCCCCAGCCTGCATTATCTGGCGCATACCAGTTCAGTCGCGTGCTCCAGTTTTTATAGCGAATCCAGCCTGCATCCGGCGCCACATCGGTGAAAGCGCCCGAAGGCTGCTGGCAATCAATCATATCCCACATAAATTTATTGAAAAACCTTGCCACATCCATATTGTACGAGGCTGTACGCGCAAAAATCTGCGCATCCCCCGTCCAGCCGAGACGCTCATCCCGCTGAGGGCAATCGGTTGGTACCGACAAGAAGTTGCCGCGCTGCCCCCAAGTAATGTTGGAAAACAACTGATTTATCATCGCATTCGACGTTTCCAAATGCCCAGTCTCCGGTGTGTCGGAATACACAACCTTGCCCACAATTGTATCCAAATCAGGCTCGCCGGGATATCCAATCAGCTCCACATAACGAAAGCCATGGAATGTAAAATGCGGCTCATAGCGCTCCAGCCCCTCGCCTTTAAGCGTATAATGCTCCTGCTGAACAGCAATGCGCAAATTTTCCAAATACAGCGAGCCATCAGGACTCAGCATTTCCGCATGGCTGATCGTGACCGTCGTGCCGCGTTCCCCGCTAACGCGAAGCTCCGTCCAGCCGACCATATTTTGTCCCATATCAAAAATATAGCTGCCGCTTGGTGTCCGCTCCATTCGGATTGGCCTAATCGTCTTCATTACCTTAATCGGCGGTTCGTTAGACGCCACCAGCATGCCGTTATAGCCAGGCCGCACATCAGGCTCCTCCCATTGGTTGTCATCAAAGCCTGCTTCCGACCAGCCCGTCATTTCAAGCCGCGCGTCATAAGCTTCACCCATAATAAAATCGGAATATAAAATTGGCCCCTTGCTCACCTTCCACGTATGATCGGTTGTGATACTTTGCTTCGTGCCATCCTCATATTCCACGTAAGCCTGCATCATAAAAAACGGACGCTCTCCGTACACCTTGTCGCCAAGAAATCCAACCGTTCCCGCATACCAGCCTTCTCCAATAATGGCGCCAAAGGCGTTGTCGCCTTCATGCAGCAGCGGCGTAATATCATAAGCCTGCACCTGTGAGCGGACATTGTAGTCCGTAAAGCCTGGGGCAAAATAATCCCCTACCCGCTGCCCGTTAACGTACAGCTCAAACAAGCCGAGCGCTGTCGCATAGGCCATGGCGCGGCGCACCTTGCCGCCCAAGGTGAATGGCTTGCGCAAGTGGGGTGAAGGCTGTCTGCCTGCTGCCCCCTCATCATGCTTGCGGCCAATCCATTTCCCCCGATATGCTGCCCTATGAAGCAGTCCTATCGTCCAGAGGGCAGGCTCGCTCCATTCCGATACGCGCCCATAATTGTCCCAGACGCGCACCTTCCAAAAACATTCGGCTTCCGCTTCAAGCGGGCTGCCGCCATATTCCACTTGGATCGACTCGCTCGATTCTGTTTTCCCACTATCCCAGCGATCGCCATCATCTGCGGCCAGCCGTTCTATTGAAGAAGCGACCAGCACCTGATACGCCATTTGGCGAACAGAACGCTCCTCTGAGCGGAGCTTCCAGAACAAGCGCGGCTTAGCCGCTTCAATACCAAGCGGATTCGTCATATACTCCGTTTTGCAATCTTCAATGGTTAATGCCATTAAACTTCAGCCTCCTGAAATTTTATCGCTTCACATGTTTCCTTCTTCTGGCCTCTTCTGTTTGTCTGTATGCTTTCTCCTATGCTTGCTCCTTGGCCTTCTCGGAGCTGTTATGAACCAAACGCTCATGCAGAAAATCAACAATATGCTGGACCTGCATTTGACCGTCTCCATGCTTGGCTGCTCCAAGCTTCATTTGGAGCAGGCAGCCCGGGTTGCTCGTAAGCAAATAATGCGCCTTTGTCGCATTGGCATGCTCCATTTTGCGCTCCAGCAGCCCGCCCGCCATTTCCGGCTGAACAATATTGTAAGTGCCCGCCGAGCCGCAGCAGCGATCAGCCTCAAACATTTCTACAAACTCAGCTCCACTTACCTCTCTCAGCAGCTTCCGGGGAGCATCGGCAGAGCGCATCACATTGCGCAAATGACAGGAATCCTGATACGTAATCCGAATCGGCTGTTCCTTTGTCTGGGCAGTAGCAAGCTTGCCGGAACGGATCAGCAAATCACTAATATCCACCACACGCTTCGCCAGCCACACTGCGCCTTCCCTCCACTGCTCATCCTCATGCAGCAAATGATCGTATTCCGATAAGATGGCGCCGCAGCCGCCCGCATTGGATACGATGTAATCCACACCAGCTGCCTGAAAAGCAGCAATGTTCTTCCTCGCTAGTGACCGGGCATCCTCCGTCTCCCCGCTATGTGCGTGAAGCGCTCCACAGCAAGCCTGTGTATCCGGTATAACGACCTCAAAGCCAGCTTCCGTCAACAGCTCCACCGTCTTGATGTTCGTTTCCGTGAACAGCATATCCATGAGGCAGCCGCGAAACATGCCCACTGTAGCTATTTTCATCCCTTTGGCCGGATGATGGCTGCCGATTTTCTGGACAATGCCTTTGCTTGAGGCATTCGGCAGCACCTGCTCCATCTCGCTCAAATGAGCTGGCAGCAGCTTCATAACGCCAGCGCTGCGCGCCAGCTTCCTAAGCCCGGATTGCTGATACAGCTGCATAGCTCCGCCGAGCAGCCGCACCCGCTTCTGGTGAGGGAAAAGCTGCTTGAACACCACCTGCCGCAGCGGCTTCACCCACCACCGGTGGCTTTCCGTATGCTCTTCAATCGCCTCCCTCGTCTGCTCAATGAGCTGTCCATATTTCACATCTGCCGGACAAGCCGGCTCGCAGGCACGGCAGCCGAGACAATGGCTCATCTGCTCCTCAAAGGACTGGTCGGGCATCATCAAACCATCAGTAACCGCTTTCATCAATGCGATGCGGCCGCGTGGCGATTCCGCTTCAATACCCGTTTCACGAAACGTTGGGCATGCAGGCAGACAGAAGCCGCAGCGCATGCAATTCGTCAATTGATCCTCATCGAGCCGCAGCTTGAGCTTTCCAGCAAGCTGAAGCTGCGGGGAGCGCGGCGAACTGCACGCTGGTTCCGTTCCATGCGTATTTACGTTTGCGGCTGTTGCTGATGTAATTCCAACAGTTAGCCTGTCTTCCGTTTTAACCATGCTGTAGCACCACCCTCTTGCGCGACTGTTTGGCAAATATTTTGCCGGGATTGAGCAAATGATGCGGATCGAACGCCTGTTTAACGGCCTTCATCACTTCGATGCCTGCGGAGCCGACCTTCCATTCGAGATAAGGGGATTTCACAAGGCCAACGCCATGCTCGCCTGTAATCGTCCCGCCGAGCCGAATCGCTGCCTCGAAAATTTCCTCAAACGCCGCCTCAACGCGGTGAATTTCTTCCTTATCCCGTGCATCAGTCGTTGCTGTAGGATGCAGATTGCCGTCGCCCGCATGGCCGAAGGTACAGATCGTCACTTGATGCTTGTGGGCAATTCGATTAATTTCCAGCACCATTTCGGCAATTTTGGAGCGAGGCACCGTCGCATCCTCAAGAATCGTCGTTGGCCGCAAGCGTGCAAGTGCGGTAAAAGCACTGCGCCTTGCCGTCAGCAGCTTGAGCGCTTCCTCTGGACTTTCAGCGACGCTGACGCTGTGCGCCTGCTCGCTTCGGCAAATTTCCTCAATCCGGGCAATGTCTCGTTCTACCATTTCAGTTTCTCCGTCCTGCTCGATGAGCAGAATCGCCTCCATATCGAGCGGCAAGCCAAGCTTGGCAAAATCGTCGACCACCCGCACCGTCGCATTATCGAGAAATTCGAGCGTTGAAGGGATGATGCGGTTTTCAATGATTTTAGACACGGTTCGCGCCGCGCCATACAAGTCCTTATACATCGCCAGCATCGTCTTCTTGTACTTTGGCGGCGGCACTAGCTTGAGTGTCGCTTCGGTAATAATCGCAAGCGTCCCTTCCGAGCCGACGAGCAGCTTGGTCAAGTCATAGCCTGCTACATCCTTCATCAGCTTGCCGCCGGTACGAATAATTTCGCCACTGGCCAGCACCGCCTCCAGGCCGAGGACATAATCTTTGGTCGTGCCGTACTTGAGTCCGCGCAGCCCGCCGGAGCATTCGGCAATGTTGCCGCCAATGGTTGAAATCGCCATGCTGCTCGGATCGGGCGGGTAAAATAAGCCGAGCGACTCCACATGGGCGATAAAAGATTTTGTAATGAGGCCAGGCTGGACGATTGCAACCAAATTTTCAAGATCGACCTCCAAAATGCGATTCATCCGGTGCATGACCATCACAACACCGCCCTCTACAGGAACAGTACCACCGCATAAGTTCGTGCCTGAGCCTCGGCCGATGACGGGAATGCGATGCGTATTCAGCACCTTCATAATCGCGCTCACCTGCTCCGTGCTCGCGGGATAGATAACGCCATCTGGCAGCGCTTGCAGCATCGGTGTCCCGTCATAAGAATGAGTCACTAGCGACTGCGGATCATCTTTATAAAAATCGCTTCCCACTATAGCGATCAGTTGTTGTCGAATCGTTTCCTGCAGCATATTGATGTCCCCTTCCATAAAATAAAGCTTCCATCCATTAATCAATCAATTAATCAGGTCATCTGATGACTTTGAATTGAAAAAAGTATACAATAAAATAGATAAAAGCGAAAGCGTTATTTTGGAGCATGCTAATTCGTTGTTTGAAGGGAGTTAATATGGAGATTAACCCAAACCGGCCGCTCAAAAGCTACGAGTGGGTCATGAACGATATTAAGCAAAAAATGGACGGAGGCTCTCTCGCCCCAGGAGATAAGCTCTCCTCTGTTGCCGATCTTGCCGCCTCCTATGGCGTTGGGCAGTCTACAATCCGCGAAGCATTGAGCGCGCTGCGGGCTATGGGCAGGCTGAACATTCGCCAAGGCAGCGGAACGTTTGTTACAGCTCCTCCTGAGCCTGCACCCCTATCGGCTCCAAGCTTTCTCTATGACAAAGCGTGGATGGACCGTGCGGAGACGCTGCGCCATATTTTGGAGGTGCGCAAAGTGCTGGAAACGGGCTGCGCTGCGCTTGCTGCCCGCAATCGGACCGAAGCCGATCTTGAAGCGCTGGCCTCCATTTTGAAGAGCATGCATGAACGCCTTGGCGATGAAGCCTTCAGCGAGCAGGCAGATATCCGCTTCCATCAGGAGCTTGCGAAGGCGACGCATAACCCCGTGCTGCTGGAGATGATGGAATCCTTGTCCACCAAGCTGCATGAAAGCATGAAGGATACGCGGGCTCTATGGTTTTATGCCGAACGCTCAACTGCAGAGCGTCTGCAAGGCGAGCACCAGGCAATCTATGATGCCATTGCTGCACAGCAGCCCACGGACGCCTCCCTGCTTATGGAGGCGCATATTTCCAAGGTGGAGTCCGTGCTGCTGAGTAAGCTGGCTAGCGGATAAATGCACCAAGCAAAAACGACTTCGTCGTCCTTCTGGGACGACCGAAGAGCTTTGCCGGAGAAATATAAGCCCATTTATACGTGTAAAACTTATAAATTCTTATATTTCAAGGTGAAACGGCTGTCGCCGTCCTTTGGCGGTGCGGCGCGTTTCAGTCCGAGAAATATAAGCGGAGGATAAGGGGGAAACTTATACTACCCTTATATTTGCAGCAAAGGGAAAGCGCCTGCTCGAACAAGCAGGCGCTTTCCCTTTTTGTTTTTCATGGACATGTTCGTTTTCCCACGTTTATCTTCCCCTGCTCCCCCTTTATGCCCGTCATGGTGATGCCTTCAATAAAATGCCGCTGCGCAACGAGAAAAACAATCAACGAAGGAATAACAATAACGGAGGTTGCCGCCATCATCAGATGCCACTGTGCCGAATAGGAGCCTTGGAACAGGGTCAGCCCCTGCATGAGCGTGTAATTGCTTTCTGAGGTAATGAATGCCAGCGGTCCTAAATAATCGTTCCAATTGGCGAGAAACGTGAGCAGGCCAACCACAATCATCGCCTGCTTGCCAATCGGCAAAATAATTTGCAAGTAGATGCGGAAATGTCCGGCACCGTCCACCTTGGCGGCTTCATCCAGCTCTGCCGGGATGCTGAGGAAAAACTGCCGCAGCAGAAAAATGTTGAACACGCCTCCCCCAAACCACGCGGGCGCAATGAGCGGTACGAACGTATCGGTCAAATGCAGCGCATTCCAGAGCACATATTGCGGAATCATAACGACAAAAAACGGAATCATTAACCCCGTTAATATAAATCCAAACACCTTGTCGCGGCCCTTCCAATGAATGCGCGAAAAGCTGTAGGCACAGACGGAGCTTGAAAATAACACGCCTAGCATCGCAGATGAGTAATGACGGTGCTATTGAGAAAAAATCGCCCGAACGGATAGGCACCCAGCGCCTGCTCGAAATTATCCCAGCTTAAATCGTCTGGCAGCAGCTTCGGCGGCATTTGATACAGATCGCTCATATTAATGAGCGAGGTGCGCAGCATCCAAAAAATCGGAAACAGGAAAAACAGGCTGCCTGCTATAAGCAGTGTGTAAATAACGATTCGATTGCCCAATGATTGCTTTTTCATCTGCGCTCCTCCTTGCCCTCATAATAGACCAAAGACTTGGAGAAGTAGAAAATCGCTGCGGTGAACAGCATAATGACGAGAAACAGCAACACGGAAATCGCGCTGGCGCTGCCCATTCGCGAAGACTTGAAGCCTTAGGTGAACAAATACAGCACATAGAGCAAGCTCGCATTGTTAGGCCCGCCCTGTGTCATAACTGCTGGCTGCACAAATGTCTGAAACCCATTAATGAAAGCAATGACTGTATTGAAAAAAATAATCGACGAGCTCATCGGAATGGTAATATAAATCAGCTTATGCAGCCGATTACCACCATCCAGCTCGATCGCCTCGTATAAATGACCCGGAATGCCCTGCAAGCCTGCTAGAAAAATAACGATCGTATTGCCCAGCGTCCATAAGCTGAATAAAAGGAGCGTCGGCACCACGGAGGTCGTATCGCCGAGCCATTTCGGCACAATGCCGACGCTGTAGGAAGTGAAGCCCAAATAGAAGGTTGCCGCAATCGGCACGATGACGAAAATGACGTAGCCGTGCAGCACTGGAGAAGCGAAGAGCAGGCCGAAGCCCAGCTCTCCGAATTTCCGTTTTTGCCTGACTCCGCGCTCCGCCTTTAATTCACGCTCATGAACGCTTGCCAGTGGTTTCATAACAGCTCTCTCCAAACTCGTTTTATCGTTTATTCGCTCACATCATAGCGGCCTTGAATTTCAGGCTGTACCTTCGCTTCGAGCTCCTTCATCGCTTCTGCCGCTGTTTTGCGGCCGAGCCATACCTCATCCATGCCGGAGAAGGTAATCGCATTCACCTTCGAGAAATTTTTAATATAATAAGAGCCATTCGGAACGCCGTTATGCAAAAGATTATTCATCATCGCATCCTTGAAGCCCGCAGGAAGCGCCGGGTTATTTTCAGCCCACTTCGCTACAAGCTCGGGATCGGTGTACCATTTCGTCATCGTTGGCATCCAAAGGCCGCCTTTGTAGAGGTCGATCGAGCCTTCCGGATTTTCCAGGAATTTCGTAAGCAGCCACGCTTCCTCCAAATGCTTCGTCGATTGGTAAATGACCGACGCCCCGCTAATGCCCATTGGCACGCTGCGCTTCATTTTCAGCAGGACGCCGATATCGTAGTTGACTCCAGCCGCCCCGAGATCGAGATTACTCCACTGCCCATGCATCGACATGGCAACCAGCTTCGATTGCAGCGCCACAGCCTGTGAAGGAATCGACTTCATTTGTACCGGAGACGGCGCAACATGATGCACATTAATTAAGTCCGCTAAACGCTGGATCGCTTCAGTCGCTTCCGGCTGGCTAAAGCCGAATTTCCCATCCTTCGTAATCCATTCGCCTTCTTTGTTAATCACCGTCGCATGCACAGGGCCATGCCAGGTTTCAAAGGATACACCGTATTGACGGATGTTTTTCGGATCAAAATCCGCTTCAGAGGCGTTTTTGCCATTTTTGTCAATCGTCAATTTCTTGGCAACATCGACGAACTCATCCCAAGTCCAAGCATCCTCCGCCTTCGAGGGCGGGTACGCTGCATTCGCCTGATCGAACAAATCCTTGTTGTAAAATAAACCGAACGTCTCGCCCGCTGTGCTAATGCCGTAAGCAAAATCCTCGGAAGATTTGAACCAAATATAGTCGAGGAAATCCTCGCGCTTCAGCTCGCCGTCATTATCGAGCAGCTCAAACAGATTGACGAATTTGCCTTCCTTCTGCCAAGGGTCTGCAAGCTCCCCATGCATATAGCCGAGATCCGGTGAGTCGTTGCCTGCAACCATCGCCGTAATTTTCGCATCATAGTCAGCTTCCGGGATATGAATGGCGTTTACTTTAATCCACGGGTATTTTTCCGTAAAGGTTTTGGTCGCCTGCTCCATCGCCGCCTTCTCCTGCGGGCTTCCCCAAAACGTAAACTTGAGCGTTACAGGCTCTTTCTCCTCAGGCGTTGATGTCGCCTCTCCCTTCGGCGTTTCCGCAGGCTGCTGGCTGCTGGCTCCTTCACTTGTGGGCGTGTTTCCCCCGCTGCCTGTGCCGCTGCATCCTGCCACAACGAGTGTTAGCGATAATAGCAATACCGTGAATGGTGGACTTTTTATAGCGCTTACAAAAACTTGAAAAAAAATCGAATACATACTAAAATAATGACTGCGGTCATTTAGTGACCAAAGTCATTATTCAGCGAAGGCGGTGTGCTTTATGGTACTGAGACAACAACGCAAACAAGAGCTCAAGGAGCGTATTTTTGAGCAGGCACTGCAACTATTTCGGGAAAAAGGGTTTGCAAACGTCACAATTGATGAGATTACGCAAAGCTGCGGCATTGCAAAAGGAACCTTTTATAATTACTTTCCTCGCAAGGAAGCGATTCTGCTGGATTTGGGCCAGACACAGATGGAAGTCA
This genomic window contains:
- a CDS encoding sugar ABC transporter substrate-binding protein; its protein translation is MYSIFFQVFVSAIKSPPFTVLLLSLTLVVAGCSGTGSGGNTPTSEGASSQQPAETPKGEATSTPEEKEPVTLKFTFWGSPQEKAAMEQATKTFTEKYPWIKVNAIHIPEADYDAKITAMVAGNDSPDLGYMHGELADPWQKEGKFVNLFELLDNDGELKREDFLDYIWFKSSEDFAYGISTAGETFGLFYNKDLFDQANAAYPPSKAEDAWTWDEFVDVAKKLTIDKNGKNASEADFDPKNIRQYGVSFETWHGPVHATVINKEGEWITKDGKFGFSQPEATEAIQRLADLINVHHVAPSPVQMKSIPSQAVALQSKLVAMSMHGQWSNLDLGAAGVNYDIGVLLKMKRSVPMGISGASVIYQSTKHLEEAWLLTKFLENPEGSIDLYKGGLWMPTMTKWYTDPELVAKWAENNPALPAGFKDAMMNNLLHNGVPNGSYYIKNFSKVNAITFSGMDEVWLGRKTAAEAMKELEAKVQPEIQGRYDVSE